The genomic region TACTTTAGCACGTTTTGGTCGCCGCGGTGGTTGAAGCGGAACTCCATCTCGCGGATGAACAGGTCGAAGTTGCGTTTGAAGCCGCCGTGATAGACCTTCAGCCGCCGCTTGGCGTAGCCCCAGAAGTTCTCGATGCCGTTGATGTGGCTGCGGCCGTTGGAGAAGGTCTCGCCGTGATTGACGCGCTCGTGATG from bacterium harbors:
- a CDS encoding transposase codes for the protein HHERVNHGETFSNGRSHINGIENFWGYAKRRLKVYHGGFKRNFDLFIREMEFRFNHRGDQNVLKYLQDTLLDWSS